The following coding sequences lie in one Halomonas sp. 'Soap Lake #6' genomic window:
- the metW gene encoding methionine biosynthesis protein MetW, producing MRADLELIYDWVPQGAHVLDLACGDGALLERLAQEKNVTGYGLEIDPKGITQCVARGVNVIEHNLDDGLGSFCDNSYDQVIMTQALQALRRPDKMLDEMLRVAEEGIITFPNFAYWRHRIHLGLRGYMPVSKSLPHAWYDTPNIHLSTFNDFEHLCREKGLVIVDRAVGVGEHRGHWTSKWWPNLFGEIAIFRVRRR from the coding sequence ATGCGCGCTGATTTAGAGCTCATTTACGACTGGGTGCCCCAGGGGGCCCATGTATTAGACTTAGCCTGTGGGGATGGAGCGCTACTGGAACGCTTGGCGCAAGAAAAAAACGTCACCGGCTATGGGCTGGAAATCGACCCCAAAGGCATTACTCAATGCGTGGCGCGAGGCGTTAACGTGATTGAGCATAACCTTGACGACGGACTAGGTAGCTTTTGCGATAACAGCTACGATCAGGTAATCATGACCCAAGCACTGCAAGCTCTACGCCGCCCAGATAAAATGCTCGATGAAATGCTACGGGTAGCTGAAGAAGGGATTATTACCTTTCCTAACTTTGCCTACTGGCGTCACCGCATTCATCTTGGATTGCGCGGCTATATGCCTGTTTCCAAATCGCTGCCCCACGCTTGGTACGACACCCCTAACATTCACCTGTCGACCTTCAACGACTTCGAACACCTGTGCCGTGAAAAAGGGCTGGTGATTGTTGATCGTGCAGTAGGCGTTGGCGAACACCGAGGGCACTGGACATCCAAGTGGTGGCCCAACCTATTTGGCGAAATTGCTATTTTTAGAGTACGCCGCCGCTAA
- the sfsA gene encoding DNA/RNA nuclease SfsA, producing the protein MITYEGLEPGVLLRRYKRFLADIRLESGQEVIAHCPNTGSMKAVNMPGCRVWLSPSDNPKRKLDWTWEWIELPQSDGTLALASVHTGRANRIVEAAIEAGDITPLVGYQTLKREVKVNEARLDFRLDDPQHGAVYIEVKQVTLKEADGHGYFPDSVSVRGTKHLHTLTALAEQGERAVLLFCVAHEGIADVAPAAHIDPVYAAALAEAVKAGVEVLAYGITLRWEADKPVAVRLARRLPVRL; encoded by the coding sequence ATGATCACCTATGAGGGCTTGGAGCCGGGTGTGCTGCTGCGCCGCTACAAACGCTTCTTGGCGGACATACGTTTGGAAAGTGGCCAAGAGGTCATTGCCCACTGCCCTAATACTGGCTCTATGAAGGCGGTCAATATGCCAGGCTGCCGGGTGTGGCTTTCGCCAAGCGATAACCCTAAGCGTAAGCTGGATTGGACTTGGGAGTGGATTGAACTACCCCAGTCAGATGGCACTTTGGCGCTGGCTTCGGTACATACTGGACGGGCCAACCGCATTGTAGAGGCTGCAATTGAGGCGGGCGATATTACACCACTGGTGGGTTATCAAACGCTCAAGCGGGAAGTGAAAGTTAATGAGGCCCGGCTCGACTTCCGCCTGGATGACCCGCAGCATGGTGCGGTCTATATCGAAGTAAAGCAGGTGACGCTGAAAGAAGCCGATGGTCACGGCTATTTTCCAGACTCAGTGAGCGTTAGAGGCACCAAGCATCTGCATACGCTAACAGCGCTTGCCGAGCAGGGGGAGCGAGCGGTCTTACTGTTCTGTGTCGCCCATGAAGGCATTGCCGATGTAGCTCCGGCTGCTCATATCGACCCCGTTTATGCGGCAGCGTTAGCCGAGGCGGTAAAGGCTGGTGTGGAAGTGCTGGCTTACGGCATCACGCTGCGGTGGGAGGCAGATAAACCAGTCGCCGTGCGCTTAGCGCGCCGGCTACCGGTTCGGCTATAA
- the metX gene encoding homoserine O-succinyltransferase MetX, giving the protein MPDSDTLAFNDRPADSVGLVTPHIAKFDTPLSLACGKVLPEYELIYETYGTLNAERSNAVLICHALSGHHHAAGYHSADDRKPGWWDAHIGPGKSIDTNLFFVVSLNNLGGCHGSTGPVSHNPETGRQWGPDFPMVTVSDWVASQARLADRLGIERWAAAVGGSLGGMQVLQWTITYPERVANAIVIAATPRLSAQNIAFNEVARHAIRSDPEFFDGWYVEHSTVPKRGLKLARMVGHITYLSEDAMGSKFGRDLRSEDLNFGFDVEFQVESYLRYQGDTFSTAFDANTYLLMTKALDYFDPAAAHAGDLASALAPAQCPFLIVSFTTDWRFPPSRSRELVDALTRAGKSVSYANIDSPHGHDAFLLPEPRYHALFSAFMGRVAHELAIHKTGEEETQ; this is encoded by the coding sequence ATGCCTGATTCAGACACTCTCGCGTTTAACGACCGGCCAGCGGACTCCGTTGGCCTTGTCACGCCCCACATTGCCAAGTTCGACACCCCATTGTCGCTTGCCTGCGGCAAGGTGTTGCCCGAATATGAGCTTATTTATGAGACCTACGGCACGCTGAACGCCGAGCGCTCTAATGCGGTATTAATTTGCCATGCGCTTTCAGGCCACCACCATGCAGCGGGCTACCACAGCGCCGATGACCGTAAGCCAGGCTGGTGGGATGCCCATATTGGCCCAGGCAAATCCATTGATACCAACCTCTTCTTTGTCGTCTCTCTTAATAATTTAGGCGGTTGCCACGGTAGCACTGGGCCAGTTAGCCATAATCCGGAAACGGGCCGTCAATGGGGGCCTGATTTCCCTATGGTTACTGTCAGCGATTGGGTGGCAAGCCAGGCACGGCTTGCCGATCGCCTTGGCATTGAGCGCTGGGCTGCTGCAGTAGGCGGCAGCCTGGGTGGCATGCAAGTGCTCCAGTGGACAATCACCTACCCCGAGCGGGTTGCTAACGCAATAGTGATTGCCGCTACACCACGCCTCTCAGCACAGAACATTGCCTTTAACGAGGTCGCCCGCCATGCAATTCGCTCTGATCCTGAATTTTTTGACGGCTGGTATGTAGAGCACTCTACCGTGCCCAAGCGAGGGCTTAAGCTAGCACGCATGGTAGGCCATATCACCTACCTCTCAGAAGATGCAATGGGGAGTAAGTTTGGTCGCGACCTGCGTAGTGAAGACTTGAATTTCGGCTTCGATGTAGAGTTCCAGGTAGAGTCTTATTTGCGCTATCAAGGAGATACCTTCTCCACCGCTTTTGACGCCAACACCTACCTGCTGATGACCAAAGCGCTGGATTACTTCGACCCTGCAGCCGCTCACGCCGGCGATTTGGCCAGCGCGTTAGCCCCTGCCCAGTGCCCATTTTTGATTGTCAGCTTCACCACCGACTGGCGCTTCCCTCCTTCGCGCTCCCGCGAATTGGTAGACGCTTTAACCCGTGCTGGTAAGTCGGTCAGCTATGCCAATATCGACTCTCCCCATGGCCACGATGCGTTTTTACTACCCGAACCGCGCTATCACGCTCTGTTCAGCGCTTTTATGGGCCGAGTAGCCCATGAGCTGGCGATCCATAAAACGGGTGAAGAGGAGACACAATGA
- a CDS encoding YggT family protein codes for MGNQVGSAGLMLVNTLINIYLFLLMLRFLLQASRADYYNPLSQSVVKITQPVVGLFQGFLGPVGGRFDLATLAAGFTLKVVTIIAIFMVIGIGMPPIAGLLIAGVAALANAILKIYFFAMIVMIILSWVAPNASHPGALLVMQLVEPIMAPVRKVIPPLGMIDLSPIVVFIAINVVDGLVVGSLVRAAGLPGSLVGL; via the coding sequence ATGGGCAACCAAGTGGGTAGTGCCGGGTTAATGTTAGTTAACACCCTTATCAACATATATTTATTCTTACTTATGCTGCGCTTTCTGCTGCAAGCATCACGGGCTGATTATTACAACCCGCTTAGCCAGTCGGTCGTCAAAATCACCCAGCCTGTTGTTGGCTTGTTCCAGGGCTTTTTAGGCCCAGTAGGTGGACGATTTGACCTAGCCACGCTGGCAGCAGGCTTCACTCTAAAAGTTGTTACTATTATTGCCATCTTCATGGTGATTGGCATTGGCATGCCGCCAATCGCTGGGCTGCTAATTGCTGGTGTGGCCGCTTTAGCGAATGCCATCTTGAAGATTTACTTCTTTGCCATGATTGTAATGATCATCCTGAGTTGGGTAGCGCCTAACGCCAGCCACCCTGGCGCACTGCTGGTCATGCAACTAGTTGAGCCAATTATGGCGCCCGTACGCAAGGTTATCCCTCCACTAGGAATGATTGACCTATCACCGATCGTGGTGTTTATCGCCATTAACGTCGTGGATGGCTTGGTAGTGGGATCATTAGTTCGTGCTGCTGGCCTGCCGGGATCATTGGTAGGGCTTTAA
- a CDS encoding aminotransferase class I/II-fold pyridoxal phosphate-dependent enzyme, with protein sequence MAWNSRVNHVAPFRVMHLLEMAQAREAQGHDVIHLEVGEPDFATPAPIVAAGQQALATGKTRYTPAAGLATLREAIAGHYAEHFNATVDPARILVTPGASGALLLVSQLLVEAGDRVLMADPNYPCNRHFMALAGAQVDAIPVDRRSGWQLNAPLIEQHWQARTRLAMLASPSNPTGHTLSADALQAVFKAVAAKEGEVIVDEIYQGLNYDDTPLSATSLSDQAFVVNSFSKYFGMTGWRLGWLVAPEHAVEPLTRLAQNVFLAAPTPSQYAALAAFTPECRDILETRRATLKQRRQVLLDGLAQLDLAPDLPPQGAFYLWLDISRYSRDSQAFCERLLVEENVAITPGIDFALVGGEHHVRIAFTNDVARLQEAVVRISRFVSRL encoded by the coding sequence ATGGCCTGGAATTCCCGCGTGAATCATGTCGCGCCTTTCCGCGTGATGCATTTATTAGAAATGGCCCAGGCCCGCGAGGCTCAGGGCCACGACGTGATTCACCTGGAGGTAGGTGAGCCTGATTTTGCCACGCCAGCGCCTATTGTCGCTGCCGGGCAGCAGGCGTTGGCAACGGGCAAAACGCGTTACACGCCAGCTGCCGGTTTGGCTACACTGCGCGAAGCCATTGCAGGCCATTACGCCGAACACTTCAATGCCACCGTAGATCCCGCGCGTATTCTGGTAACGCCGGGCGCCTCCGGGGCGCTGTTGTTGGTCAGTCAACTGCTGGTAGAGGCTGGTGATAGGGTGCTGATGGCTGATCCCAATTATCCCTGTAATCGCCATTTTATGGCCCTGGCTGGTGCACAGGTTGACGCCATTCCTGTTGACCGTCGCAGTGGCTGGCAATTAAACGCACCGTTGATAGAGCAGCATTGGCAGGCTCGCACTCGCCTGGCTATGTTAGCGTCGCCTTCTAACCCCACTGGCCATACGTTGAGTGCCGATGCTCTACAGGCGGTATTCAAAGCTGTGGCAGCCAAGGAGGGCGAGGTCATTGTCGATGAGATCTACCAGGGGCTAAATTATGACGATACACCACTCTCGGCGACATCGCTTTCCGATCAAGCCTTTGTGGTTAACAGCTTTTCAAAATACTTTGGTATGACTGGCTGGCGCTTGGGGTGGCTGGTAGCACCTGAACATGCGGTAGAACCGCTAACCCGGCTAGCGCAAAACGTATTTCTTGCCGCTCCAACGCCTTCTCAATACGCCGCACTCGCTGCTTTTACCCCTGAGTGTCGGGATATTCTTGAAACGCGTCGGGCAACGCTGAAACAGCGCCGCCAAGTGCTGCTGGATGGGCTGGCGCAGTTGGATTTGGCACCTGACCTCCCACCTCAAGGAGCGTTTTACCTGTGGCTAGACATTTCTCGCTACAGCCGAGATAGCCAAGCCTTCTGTGAACGGTTGCTGGTTGAAGAGAATGTAGCTATTACCCCTGGGATTGATTTTGCCCTTGTTGGTGGCGAGCACCACGTGCGTATTGCCTTCACTAACGATGTGGCACGACTGCAGGAGGCCGTAGTACGCATTTCCCGCTTTGTGAGCCGGTTATGA
- the dksA gene encoding RNA polymerase-binding protein DksA, with amino-acid sequence MPVAEKKPEASKSFTPYEPAPGEEYMNEKQLAHFRQLLLDWKQDLMEEVDRTVRHLQEDANNYADPADRATQEEGFSLELRTRDRERKLLKKINETIDKIDEDDYGFCEACGVEIGIRRLEARPTATLCVDCKTLAELKEKQLGG; translated from the coding sequence ATGCCAGTAGCGGAAAAGAAACCGGAAGCGTCCAAGTCCTTCACCCCGTATGAGCCAGCACCAGGTGAAGAGTATATGAATGAGAAGCAGCTTGCGCACTTCCGCCAGCTGCTTCTGGATTGGAAACAGGATCTCATGGAAGAGGTGGATCGTACCGTACGCCACCTGCAAGAAGACGCTAACAACTACGCCGACCCCGCAGACCGCGCTACCCAGGAAGAAGGCTTCAGCCTTGAACTGCGTACCCGGGACCGCGAACGTAAGTTGTTGAAAAAAATTAATGAAACGATCGATAAGATCGACGAAGACGACTATGGCTTCTGCGAAGCATGTGGCGTTGAAATCGGCATTCGTCGTCTTGAAGCGCGCCCTACAGCGACATTGTGCGTTGACTGCAAGACGCTGGCAGAGCTTAAAGAGAAACAGCTCGGCGGTTAA
- a CDS encoding Tim44 domain-containing protein has protein sequence MLRQFFAMLLVSVMGFSAAIEHAEARRLGGGGNVGSMSRSADRPASTPAQQQQAQGAQQQGQAGAAAARRGGMGGMLGGLLAGGLIAALFFGGAFDELRIMDLLVMVGVAALAIFAFRAFIRQRRPASAGTVAGYQREQQEAAPASPNFSAVPGSLAGGLQSTPNWFDKERFLSGAKEHFTTLQRAWDNNDFSQIQEYVTPELYNLLRQERAEHPVNNRTEIIRLFAELGDVKEYDGHAEATVIFHGVIEENDEQTEFNETWHLTRAMRDEAPWYLQGIEQNPSA, from the coding sequence ATGTTACGACAATTTTTTGCCATGCTGCTGGTCAGTGTTATGGGCTTCAGTGCGGCCATTGAGCACGCAGAGGCCCGTCGCCTGGGCGGAGGTGGAAACGTAGGCAGTATGTCCCGCTCAGCGGACCGTCCTGCGAGCACACCAGCCCAACAACAGCAGGCCCAAGGTGCTCAGCAACAAGGCCAAGCAGGTGCCGCAGCAGCACGTAGAGGCGGAATGGGAGGAATGCTGGGCGGTTTGCTAGCCGGAGGCTTAATTGCAGCGCTATTTTTTGGCGGCGCCTTTGATGAGCTGCGTATTATGGATCTGCTTGTCATGGTCGGCGTAGCTGCCTTAGCAATCTTCGCTTTCCGTGCATTTATAAGGCAGCGACGCCCAGCATCTGCTGGAACAGTAGCGGGCTATCAGCGCGAACAGCAAGAAGCAGCACCCGCCTCCCCAAACTTCTCTGCTGTCCCTGGTAGTTTAGCTGGCGGTCTGCAAAGCACACCTAACTGGTTTGATAAAGAGCGCTTTTTAAGCGGCGCCAAGGAGCACTTCACGACGCTTCAACGTGCTTGGGATAACAATGACTTTAGCCAAATCCAGGAATATGTCACGCCTGAGCTGTACAACCTGCTACGCCAAGAGCGCGCCGAACATCCCGTAAATAATCGCACCGAGATTATCAGGCTATTTGCTGAGCTTGGTGATGTTAAAGAATACGATGGGCACGCTGAAGCAACGGTCATTTTCCATGGTGTCATCGAAGAGAATGACGAGCAAACTGAATTCAATGAAACTTGGCACCTAACGCGTGCAATGCGTGATGAAGCACCTTGGTACTTACAAGGTATAGAGCAAAATCCTAGCGCTTAA
- the proC gene encoding pyrroline-5-carboxylate reductase gives MASKITFIGAGNMAGAIIGGLIESGVAPSDITATAPNESELASLKQRLGVNTQTDNNAAVKDANVIVLAVKPQIMRSVCEALSTSVQQQSPLVISIAAGLDADTIDQWLGGNTALVRCMPNTPSLVGIGASGLYANSAVSEAQRTLATQLMEAVGIVEWVEDEHLLDAVTAVSGSAPAYFFLMFEAMEEAAVKLGLPAATARRLAIQTALGAATMAQQSDKDPATLKQNVMSPGGTTERAIQHMEDAQLRTTIADAMQACADRAQAMAKELSAS, from the coding sequence ATGGCGAGCAAGATCACCTTTATTGGCGCAGGCAACATGGCAGGTGCCATTATCGGCGGCCTGATCGAAAGCGGCGTTGCCCCTTCAGATATCACGGCAACAGCACCTAATGAGAGCGAGCTAGCGTCATTGAAGCAGCGCCTAGGAGTGAATACCCAGACTGATAACAATGCTGCGGTTAAGGATGCCAATGTGATTGTCCTTGCGGTCAAACCTCAAATTATGCGCAGCGTTTGTGAAGCACTGAGTACCAGCGTGCAGCAACAATCCCCACTGGTTATCTCTATTGCAGCAGGCCTAGATGCCGACACCATTGATCAGTGGCTAGGCGGTAACACAGCACTAGTTCGCTGCATGCCCAATACACCATCTCTAGTCGGCATAGGCGCCAGCGGCCTGTATGCCAATAGCGCAGTTAGCGAGGCCCAACGCACCCTGGCAACCCAACTGATGGAAGCGGTTGGTATTGTCGAGTGGGTGGAAGATGAGCACCTGCTTGATGCCGTTACCGCTGTCTCTGGCAGCGCTCCGGCCTACTTCTTTTTAATGTTTGAGGCAATGGAAGAGGCTGCCGTCAAGCTTGGTCTACCTGCCGCTACCGCCCGACGCTTGGCTATCCAAACCGCCCTCGGTGCCGCGACCATGGCACAACAGAGCGATAAAGATCCTGCCACACTGAAACAAAATGTGATGTCGCCGGGTGGCACAACAGAACGCGCTATTCAACATATGGAAGATGCCCAGCTGCGCACGACTATTGCCGACGCCATGCAGGCCTGCGCTGACCGCGCCCAGGCAATGGCCAAGGAACTAAGTGCAAGCTAA
- the tyrS gene encoding tyrosine--tRNA ligase produces MSEVDQTLALLARGTHEILIEDELKKKLASGRKLRIKAGFDPTAPDLHLGHSVLLTKMRQFQDLGHTVIFLIGDFTGRIGDPTGKNVTRKPLTEADVKANAETYKEQVFKILDPEKTEVRFNAEWFGELTAAKMIELAAQSTVARMLERDDFEKRYKANQPIAIHEFLYPLVQGYDSVALEADVELGGTDQKFNLLMGREIQKHFGQEPQVVITMPLLEGLDGVQKMSKSLGNYVGVDEAPGSMFNKLVSMPDSLMWRYFELLSLKSNEEIDALKHSVEQGANPRDVKMELARELIARYHGEEAAANAHKSAGNQLADGELPEDLPEAEVDFEGNEQAPIAAVLNRSGLTKNSAQAKDMLKNGSVKVDGDVVAQDTMLATGKVYVIQAGKKRYARVTLI; encoded by the coding sequence ATGAGTGAGGTGGATCAGACGTTAGCACTGCTAGCACGGGGTACGCACGAAATCCTTATAGAGGATGAGTTGAAGAAGAAGCTGGCCTCGGGCCGTAAGTTGCGTATTAAAGCTGGTTTTGATCCCACCGCGCCTGACCTGCATTTAGGGCACAGCGTTTTGCTGACCAAAATGCGTCAGTTTCAAGACCTAGGGCACACGGTTATCTTTTTGATTGGTGACTTTACCGGCCGTATTGGCGACCCGACCGGAAAAAACGTTACCCGCAAGCCGCTCACTGAGGCTGATGTAAAAGCCAATGCAGAAACCTATAAGGAGCAGGTGTTTAAAATCCTCGACCCTGAAAAAACCGAGGTGCGCTTTAACGCCGAGTGGTTTGGCGAGCTAACGGCTGCGAAAATGATTGAGCTGGCTGCGCAGAGTACAGTGGCTCGAATGTTGGAGCGCGATGATTTCGAAAAGCGCTACAAAGCGAATCAGCCAATCGCCATCCACGAATTCCTTTACCCGCTGGTACAGGGCTATGACTCCGTAGCGCTTGAGGCAGACGTGGAGCTGGGTGGTACCGATCAGAAATTTAACCTGCTGATGGGCCGCGAGATTCAAAAGCATTTCGGCCAGGAACCGCAGGTCGTGATCACCATGCCGTTGCTGGAAGGTTTGGACGGCGTACAGAAGATGTCCAAGTCGCTTGGTAACTATGTCGGGGTCGATGAAGCACCAGGCTCGATGTTCAACAAGCTGGTGTCTATGCCCGACAGTTTAATGTGGCGCTACTTCGAGTTGCTCTCTTTGAAGTCTAACGAAGAGATAGATGCGCTTAAGCACAGTGTTGAACAAGGTGCGAACCCACGTGATGTAAAAATGGAGCTGGCGCGCGAGCTTATTGCCCGCTACCACGGTGAAGAAGCTGCCGCTAATGCACATAAGTCAGCGGGTAACCAGTTGGCCGATGGTGAATTGCCCGAAGACCTGCCTGAAGCAGAGGTGGATTTCGAAGGTAATGAGCAGGCGCCTATTGCGGCAGTGCTTAACCGCTCTGGTCTTACTAAGAACAGTGCCCAAGCTAAAGATATGCTGAAAAATGGCAGTGTCAAAGTGGATGGGGATGTGGTTGCCCAAGACACAATGTTAGCCACCGGTAAGGTCTATGTTATCCAGGCAGGCAAGAAGCGTTACGCCCGTGTGACGCTTATTTGA
- a CDS encoding anhydro-N-acetylmuramic acid kinase, giving the protein MKTSPPTPAAYYVGLMSGTSLDGIDAALVAITPHSAPELLSTYAAPMPDVLRQQLLSLCHAQRVSFAELAAAETVFCELQAEAVKGVLAQQGVPADRISAIGSHGQTIEHAPNGHDGGAAYTLQLDNPSLLAELTGCTVVADFRRRDLAAGGQAAPLAPAFHQALFSHTTGERLVLNLGGFANVTWLPSDTTKSVIGFDTGPANVLLDAWFSKHYPGRFDQDGAWAASGTVNQTLLNRLLQEPFFHQPPPRSTGRELFHLPWLESQLTGNEAPQDVQASLAELTAVSVAQGVQQLPLSHQRTTLITCGGGAHNKYLMSRLASHLPKAEFESPATYGWPEDWIEAGAFAWLAYQRLHSLPGNLPSVTGARGQRILGGVYAP; this is encoded by the coding sequence ATGAAAACATCACCACCTACACCAGCTGCTTATTACGTTGGATTGATGTCAGGCACCAGCCTGGACGGTATCGACGCGGCCTTGGTCGCCATTACGCCCCACTCTGCACCTGAATTACTCAGTACTTATGCAGCACCTATGCCCGATGTGTTGCGCCAACAGCTGCTAAGCCTATGCCATGCGCAGCGGGTAAGTTTTGCCGAACTAGCCGCCGCAGAAACTGTATTCTGTGAGCTGCAGGCAGAGGCAGTTAAAGGGGTGTTGGCACAGCAAGGCGTACCAGCTGACCGGATTAGCGCTATTGGTAGCCACGGGCAGACTATAGAGCACGCTCCGAATGGGCACGATGGAGGCGCTGCCTATACGCTGCAATTAGATAACCCCAGCCTGCTTGCCGAGCTAACTGGCTGCACAGTAGTGGCTGATTTTCGCCGCCGAGACTTAGCCGCCGGGGGCCAGGCCGCCCCACTAGCACCCGCATTTCACCAAGCCTTATTCAGCCACACTACAGGCGAGCGATTGGTGCTCAACCTCGGCGGTTTTGCCAATGTGACCTGGCTTCCTAGCGATACGACCAAGTCTGTGATCGGCTTCGACACAGGGCCCGCAAACGTACTGCTAGATGCTTGGTTTTCAAAACATTACCCAGGGCGTTTCGATCAAGACGGTGCTTGGGCAGCCAGCGGTACGGTAAACCAGACACTGCTAAATCGCTTACTTCAAGAACCCTTCTTTCACCAGCCGCCGCCACGTAGTACCGGCCGCGAGCTATTTCATTTGCCATGGTTGGAAAGCCAACTGACCGGCAACGAGGCGCCTCAGGATGTACAGGCATCGCTTGCAGAGCTTACCGCAGTAAGCGTTGCCCAAGGGGTTCAGCAACTGCCATTAAGCCATCAACGCACCACGTTAATTACCTGCGGGGGAGGTGCGCACAATAAGTATTTAATGAGCAGACTCGCGTCTCACTTGCCGAAGGCTGAGTTCGAATCTCCCGCGACTTACGGCTGGCCTGAGGATTGGATTGAAGCCGGTGCCTTTGCTTGGCTTGCCTATCAGAGATTACACAGCCTACCCGGCAACCTGCCTTCGGTCACTGGCGCTCGTGGCCAGCGAATACTTGGCGGTGTCTACGCCCCTTGA
- a CDS encoding YggS family pyridoxal phosphate-dependent enzyme, which produces MTDIALPESLGYSLDQARARLRKALEDAGRAQDAATLLAVSKTKPASLIRQAWQLGQREFGENYLQEALEKQVELADLNDIAWHFIGPLQSNKTRSVAENFDWVHSVERLKIAKRLSEQRPTHLAPLNICLQVNISREASKSGVMPEEAIALAHDVAALPRLRLRGLMAIPAPAESFAAQRAPFAELRQLLTKLQAVLPETPLDTLSMGMSDDLEAAISEGATLVRLGTAIFGTRSNS; this is translated from the coding sequence ATGACAGACATCGCGCTTCCCGAGTCACTTGGCTATTCATTAGATCAGGCGCGTGCACGCTTGCGTAAAGCGCTAGAAGACGCGGGGCGTGCTCAGGATGCGGCCACGTTACTGGCGGTGAGCAAAACAAAGCCGGCATCATTGATCCGCCAAGCATGGCAACTTGGCCAACGTGAGTTTGGCGAAAACTATCTGCAGGAAGCGCTAGAGAAGCAGGTCGAACTTGCGGATCTGAATGATATCGCGTGGCATTTCATTGGCCCACTGCAGTCCAATAAAACCCGCTCAGTAGCAGAAAATTTTGACTGGGTGCATAGCGTCGAGCGCTTAAAAATCGCCAAACGATTAAGCGAGCAGCGGCCAACGCATCTCGCGCCGCTCAATATTTGCCTGCAGGTCAATATTAGCCGTGAGGCCTCTAAATCAGGCGTTATGCCCGAAGAGGCGATTGCACTTGCACATGACGTAGCCGCACTCCCCCGGCTGCGGCTGCGTGGTTTAATGGCGATTCCCGCACCAGCCGAAAGTTTCGCTGCTCAACGAGCACCATTTGCCGAGCTGCGCCAACTACTCACAAAGCTGCAAGCCGTGCTGCCCGAAACACCACTGGACACGCTCTCCATGGGGATGAGTGACGATCTAGAAGCGGCCATTTCCGAAGGCGCTACTCTGGTACGCTTAGGCACGGCTATTTTTGGTACACGCAGCAACAGTTAG
- a CDS encoding DUF4426 domain-containing protein — protein MLRSLLLSAGLAAMLMTTASANAEQFVQVGDYDIHYSAVGTSFLTPEVAQAHNIQRSANRGLVNVSVRERLEDGSTRPVSAGIQGYVSGLTGTQEPLSFRTVHDGDATYHLAPFTMRHDEAMRFELDVRYDRNESPASVNFIQRFYIER, from the coding sequence ATGTTACGCAGCTTACTACTCAGCGCTGGCTTGGCTGCAATGCTAATGACCACAGCTAGCGCCAACGCGGAGCAGTTCGTTCAGGTTGGTGACTACGATATCCACTACAGTGCGGTGGGCACTAGTTTCCTTACACCGGAAGTAGCCCAGGCACACAACATTCAGCGTAGCGCTAACCGCGGCCTAGTTAATGTCAGCGTACGCGAGCGCCTGGAGGACGGCAGCACTCGCCCAGTGAGTGCTGGCATACAGGGCTATGTTAGCGGCCTTACCGGCACCCAAGAGCCTCTGAGCTTTCGCACCGTACATGATGGGGATGCTACCTACCATTTAGCACCATTTACCATGCGCCATGACGAGGCAATGCGCTTTGAACTAGACGTGCGCTACGACCGTAATGAATCGCCCGCATCGGTCAATTTTATTCAGCGCTTCTATATCGAGCGATAA